ACTGCCGGAAAAACAATCGCGCGCGGCAAGTTCGGGCGCGATCTGGAAACGCTGACGGCACTGATGCGCGAACGCACGGTCAAAGGCATCGTGATCGGCCTGCCCCGCAACATGGACGGCAGCGAAGGGCCGCGGGCGCAGTCGAGCCGCGCCTATGCGCGCAACCTGTCGGCCGGCCTGGGCCTGCCGATCCTGCTGTGGGACGAACGGTGGTCAACCGCGAGTGCGGAGCGGGACATGATCGGGCAGGATCTGAGCCGGCGCAAACGGGCCGAACGGATCGACAGCCATGCCGCCGCCGTAATCCTGCAAGGCGCAATCGACGCGCTGACCGGCGCGGCGTTCTAGATCGGCGTTCATCGGGACGGCGCAGGCTTCGGCGCTTCCGCCAGCCGCGCGCGCCGCGACGCCGCCTCCCCCGCGACCAGCCGACTGCCCGACCGCTCCGCCTCCCGCCAGATGGCATCCGTCCCGCGCCGCGTCACGGCAGCGCCCGCGCGCGCTTCGAAGCAGGCGAGGCGCAGGCGGTCGCTGGGATGGGTACGACCGAACCGTTGGGCGAGGTCGATCGCTTCCGCCCCGCCCAGCCCCACGGCCACGCGCAGAAACGCCTCGCTCGAACCGGGGTTGAGAACCCGGCTCACGCGATCGGCCTCCAGATCGAAAGCATATTGATCGAGCCATCCGCAGGCAGGGTCGGCGGCAACGATGTTGAGTGACACCGAAAGGCTCTCCGGCGGCAACTGGCAGTGCACATCGCGGTGCGCCCGGTAATGCAGCAACTTGCCCGGCGACAGGGTGCTGCGTTCGACGAAGCGCAGCCCGGCCCTTTCCCCCCGGCAACCCGCCACCGCCCGATAATCGTACTCGTAATAATCGCTGACGTATCCGGGGCCGAAGTAACCGACAGTGAGGAAATCGAAATTGTGATCGTGCGGAAGGTTGTAGACGAAAGCCTGCGTTCCGCTGGTGCGGCAGGCATGATCCTCGCGCGCGGGCCAAAGATTGGCGCGCAGGAAATGCCCACCACGCGGATGCGACAGCATGATCGCCTGCGGTCCATAGCCGCCGTCGGTCCCTTCGTTGCGGTACTGTTGCATCAGCCGCTCGATCATCAGGTCGCCCAGGAATGCGCGGTTCCGACCCAGCCGGGCCAGCCACTGCGCGGCGTGATCGCGGCTTCCCGTGTCGCGGGGGTCAAAGCCGCTGTCCTCCAGCGCCTCGACCGTCTGATCGAGCGTGGCCGGCGGCGGATCGCCGCTTTCGATTACGCAGGGCATGGCATCGCCGCCTGAACACGCCGAAGCTGCGGATAACGATGCAGCAGATCGCGGCGCAACGCAGCCGCCATGCCCGCCAGAGGGTCCGCCGCATCATCCGCGATTTGCGCAAGGGCATCGAACCCCGCACCGCTGTCCAGCGCCAGATACTCGCGCAGCGCCTGCCAGCGCAGGCTGTCGCTGCCGCAGCGCAGGACCGCCTCTATCGCCGGGGCAGCATCGCGACGCCCCATCCGGCACAGCACCGCCAGCATCAGTTCGGCCCGGCTTTCGCCCGCATCGCCCGCCGCGCGATGGACCAGCGCCCCGTCGGCGATCCGGTATTCCAGGCTCTGCAACGGGCTCTGCGCCTGTCGCGCCAGACGCAGGAGCACGAGCCCCCCGTGCGTACGATCGACCAGCTTGCTCGATCGTCTCGCGGCAAAGCGGAGCCTGCGGCCGGGAAACAGCGTGAGCGGGGTGAAGGCCAGATCCGCCCTGGCGCCATGCGGCCCCTTCACCGATACCCGCCGGGCGCGCGCGGCCCCGGTCAGGCACAGCTCGTGCCGTTCCCCGTCCGCGAAACTGACCGTCGTGACCGGCTGCGGGCGTGTCTGGGGTTCGTACCGGACCAGTGACAGCCGTGCCCGGCCGGTGTGCGCGAGCTGAAGCGTTGTCATCCCTTCGACCACCTGATGGCGGAACGGTACGTGAGCCAGCGGCTGTCGCCCCATCGCCTGGATCATCGGGGCGATCAGCGCGTCGACGAACGCCCTGGCGGCGGCCGGATCGCGCACCAGCGCCCGCAGCCGGGGGCATTCGGCCAGCGGTGCACCCTCGCCATACGGTGCCAGTTCCTCCAGCACAGCCGCCACCGGGGGTGACTGGCGCCAGCCCCCGGCAGCGGCCTCGACAGCGGACTGCGCCGCATGGTGCGCAGCGCGGTCGCCGCGCAGGGCGCAGATCGCAGGATCGATTCGCATTCCTGCTGCCTCAGAACAGCAGATCGGGCAGTTTGGAGCCGGTTTCGTAGAGATAGACCATGACGATCACGGCGCGGTCGTCGGATGCGGCGGTCGCCGCATCGGACAGGCTGCCAAACATGCCGGCCGCGCTTTCCAGAACCGGCAAGGATGCAAGATCGATTTTCGGAAGGGTCATATTTCGGTTTCCCTGTTGCACGGGCGCAATCCTGCCCGCGCCGCCAGGGTGCCGCACAAGCTGCGCGCACCGTGAATTAGAACATTGCAATGCCAGCGTGCCGCCCTAGAGCCGGGAGCATGGCCGACGACCTGCCACCGTTCGATCCCGCCACCGCCGCGCCGTTCATGCTCGGCCGTGGCCATCCCGGATGGCTGGGCCTGCGCTATCTGGCGCACGGCGCAGACTGGGTGGAGCTGGCCCTGCCCTGGCGAGAGGATCTGGTGGGCGAAACCGACAGCGGCGTGCTCGCCACCGGGCCGATCGTCAGCCTGATGGACATGGCTTCCGGCATGTCGATCTGGACGGCGACCGGGGAGTTTCGCGCAATCGCCACGCTCGATCTCAGGGTCGATTACATGCGCCCTGCCCGCTCGGGCGCGGCGGTGACCGGGCGTGCGGAATGCTATCGCATCACCCGTTCCGCCGCTTTCGTGCGCGGGATCGCCCATGACGGCGAGCCCGACCATCCGATCGCTCATGTGGCGGGCGTGTTCATGTCCATTCCCTGGAGAGGCCGATGACCGGCGACCCCGCGATCAGCGCGCTGGAGCGCGACCTGCCCGCCTATGCCCGCTCGCTCGGTATCGGGATCGATTCGATGGAAGATGGCAGCCCGGTGCTGCGCATCCCGTTCGGCGAAATCGTCGAAGGGCGACCGACGGTGTTTCACGGCGGGGCAACCAGCGGTCTGCTGGAAAACGCCGGCTATGCCGCCCTGCGCGCACAGCTTGCCCGCGCGGGCCGCGAACACCGGCTGAAACCGATCAACGTCACCGTGCAGTTCCTCAGCGCGGCGAAGGCCAAGCCGACATATGCGCGCGGCCGCGTGCTGCGCATGGGCCGCCGCAATGCTAATATTGAGGTGGAGGCGTGGCAGGATGACCGATCGCGCCCGGTCGCAACGGCAGTAATGAACGTCCTAATGGCCGAAACCGGGGGCGACGGGGCCGAAGCCTAGCAGACTTCCGCCGTGTTCTGCGGGATCGGCCCGGGCGGAACGCGGGCCGGATGGCCGTGGAACGGGTCGG
The nucleotide sequence above comes from Pelagerythrobacter marensis. Encoded proteins:
- the ruvX gene encoding Holliday junction resolvase RuvX; the encoded protein is MVEPPLIAESNAEFAAALPDGGTLLALDLGTKTIGTATCDAGWHFATAGKTIARGKFGRDLETLTALMRERTVKGIVIGLPRNMDGSEGPRAQSSRAYARNLSAGLGLPILLWDERWSTASAERDMIGQDLSRRKRAERIDSHAAAVILQGAIDALTGAAF
- a CDS encoding PaaI family thioesterase; the encoded protein is MADDLPPFDPATAAPFMLGRGHPGWLGLRYLAHGADWVELALPWREDLVGETDSGVLATGPIVSLMDMASGMSIWTATGEFRAIATLDLRVDYMRPARSGAAVTGRAECYRITRSAAFVRGIAHDGEPDHPIAHVAGVFMSIPWRGR
- a CDS encoding PaaI family thioesterase, encoding MTGDPAISALERDLPAYARSLGIGIDSMEDGSPVLRIPFGEIVEGRPTVFHGGATSGLLENAGYAALRAQLARAGREHRLKPINVTVQFLSAAKAKPTYARGRVLRMGRRNANIEVEAWQDDRSRPVATAVMNVLMAETGGDGAEA